Proteins encoded in a region of the Malaciobacter mytili LMG 24559 genome:
- a CDS encoding c-type cytochrome, giving the protein MRLLTSISLSSILFLSVASAETTMCFKENHKDMSTIEEINLNGGVCKGDKSVKDMKRDGWNVDDIKITQTEKGTNYIYVFKKDEPKVATIDEAALETKILQRLEQRKKEEIEIKKREIYARKSKSGENLYKNKCISCHGEKGELKARGVSRPIKDLNLQDFQISIRDYNLGSYDRGMAFVMKPYALLMDDNDVKNVYIYIKSINEKKEEAKK; this is encoded by the coding sequence ATGAGACTACTAACAAGCATAAGCCTTTCATCTATATTATTTTTAAGTGTAGCAAGTGCCGAAACAACTATGTGTTTTAAAGAGAATCATAAAGATATGTCAACTATTGAAGAGATAAACTTAAATGGTGGAGTATGTAAAGGTGATAAATCTGTAAAAGATATGAAAAGAGATGGTTGGAATGTTGATGATATAAAAATCACTCAAACAGAAAAAGGAACTAATTATATCTATGTATTTAAAAAAGATGAACCAAAAGTTGCAACTATTGATGAAGCAGCACTTGAGACAAAAATCTTACAAAGATTAGAGCAAAGAAAAAAAGAAGAAATTGAGATTAAAAAAAGAGAAATATATGCAAGAAAAAGTAAATCTGGTGAAAACTTATATAAAAATAAATGTATTTCATGTCATGGAGAAAAAGGTGAACTTAAAGCAAGAGGGGTTTCAAGACCTATTAAAGATTTAAATTTACAAGATTTTCAAATTTCTATTAGAGATTATAATTTAGGTTCATATGATAGAGGAATGGCTTTTGTAATGAAACCATATGCACTACTTATGGATGATAATGATGTAAAAAATGTATATATCTACATAAAAAGTATAAATGAAAAGAAAGAAGAAGCTAAAAAATAA
- a CDS encoding DUF4006 family protein, translated as MAGNSQMNENERGLFSLLHGITGMLIATVLLLTILGVLTYGAITVQQNEATNFYKVNQDLNALKANSQDNLKHYELVGK; from the coding sequence ATGGCTGGAAATTCTCAAATGAATGAAAATGAAAGAGGGTTATTTTCTCTTCTTCATGGAATTACAGGTATGTTAATTGCAACAGTATTATTACTTACTATATTAGGTGTATTAACTTACGGTGCAATTACTGTTCAACAAAATGAAGCAACTAACTTCTATAAAGTTAATCAAGATTTAAATGCATTAAAAGCAAATAGTCAAGATAACCTTAAACATTATGAATTAGTTGGGAAATAA
- a CDS encoding porin — MKKITKLSLIATLALGSVSFANAQALEEAIKNVDVSGTVTYRYNDYEDTDGKDTSSSSNLYKIAVNVKSKVNDDVVANTRFIIGSDKGAAEVGLNTHEDGDAQVGVSLSEVNFTYTGIANTAITFGKQGLATPFTVHRDSIGNEQTGTGIVAVTNVGPVTLAAAYFNQTNLGEDVGELSNDVGLHGDENVVFLSAMASFAGINVDASYVDVQDFFDAYTVGLSASYDVASVKLNPYARYSSLDLDNNSADNVLWKVGMRANMGIFGAHLGYGQTDKEGGIVALDYSAETGYDEHWRVTLTGISDASVVYASVDAQVLPSLNVALKYSNLDADSKSNNTDQEEIYTQLSYQMSKNFAGYVRFGQFEKDVKNGSDIDSTMGRLHVQYSF; from the coding sequence ATGAAAAAAATTACAAAATTAAGCCTTATTGCTACTTTAGCTTTAGGTTCAGTTTCATTTGCTAATGCTCAAGCATTAGAAGAAGCAATTAAAAATGTAGATGTATCTGGTACAGTTACATATAGATATAATGATTATGAAGATACAGATGGAAAAGATACAAGTTCTTCTTCAAATCTTTATAAAATTGCAGTTAATGTAAAATCAAAAGTAAATGATGATGTTGTAGCTAATACAAGATTTATTATTGGTTCTGATAAAGGTGCTGCTGAAGTTGGTTTAAATACACATGAAGATGGTGATGCACAAGTTGGTGTTTCTTTATCAGAAGTAAACTTTACATATACAGGTATTGCAAATACTGCAATTACATTTGGTAAACAAGGTTTAGCAACTCCTTTTACAGTACATAGAGATTCAATTGGAAATGAGCAAACTGGAACTGGTATTGTTGCAGTTACAAACGTAGGACCTGTTACTTTAGCAGCTGCTTACTTTAACCAAACTAACTTAGGCGAAGATGTTGGTGAATTAAGTAATGATGTTGGTTTACACGGTGATGAAAACGTTGTATTCTTAAGTGCAATGGCAAGTTTTGCAGGAATTAATGTAGATGCTTCTTATGTTGATGTACAAGATTTCTTTGATGCATATACTGTAGGTTTATCAGCATCTTATGATGTAGCTTCAGTTAAATTAAATCCATATGCAAGATACTCTTCTTTAGATTTAGATAATAATTCAGCTGATAATGTATTATGGAAAGTTGGGATGAGAGCTAATATGGGAATCTTTGGAGCTCATTTAGGATATGGTCAAACAGATAAAGAAGGTGGAATAGTAGCTTTAGATTATAGTGCTGAAACTGGTTATGATGAGCACTGGAGAGTAACATTAACAGGTATTTCTGATGCTTCTGTAGTTTATGCTTCAGTTGATGCACAAGTATTACCATCTTTAAATGTAGCTTTAAAATACTCTAACTTAGATGCTGATTCAAAATCAAATAATACAGACCAAGAAGAAATTTATACACAATTATCATACCAAATGTCTAAAAATTTTGCAGGATATGTAAGATTTGGACAATTTGAAAAAGATGTTAAAAACGGTAGTGATATAGATTCTACAATGGGAAGATTACACGTACAATACTCTTTCTAA
- the prfB gene encoding peptide chain release factor 2 — protein MDAYEYSELLKLLNKKLTNIKGILKPDELKSRLKEIEELEAEPSFWNDVDTATKIGIEKNKILGKLNKFNKANSALEDTNDIYTLALEDKDEETLEMLYEEAYEIEELVKKTEIEVMLSGKDDGLNAIVSIHPGAGGTESQDWASILYRMYLRWAERQNFKVEILDYQDGEEAGIKDVSFIIKGVNAYGYLKAENGIHRLVRISPFDSNAKRHTSFSSVMVSPEIDDDIDIQIEDKDIRIDTYRASGAGGQHVNKTESAIRITHIPTNIVVQCQNDRSQHKNKASAMKMLKSRLYELELEKQKAQSDGIEKSEIGWGHQIRSYVLQPYQQVKDTRSNIGYSNVTAILDGDITKIIEDVLIATSSK, from the coding sequence ATGGATGCATACGAATATAGTGAGCTTTTAAAACTTTTAAATAAAAAGTTAACAAATATAAAAGGTATTTTAAAACCTGATGAATTAAAATCTAGATTAAAAGAAATTGAAGAACTAGAAGCAGAACCATCTTTTTGGAATGATGTGGATACTGCAACTAAAATTGGAATTGAAAAAAATAAAATTTTAGGAAAATTAAATAAATTTAATAAAGCAAATAGTGCTTTAGAAGATACAAATGATATTTATACTTTAGCTTTAGAAGATAAAGATGAAGAGACTTTAGAGATGCTTTATGAAGAAGCTTATGAAATAGAAGAGTTAGTTAAAAAAACTGAAATTGAAGTAATGCTTAGTGGAAAAGATGATGGACTTAATGCCATAGTATCAATTCATCCAGGAGCTGGAGGAACTGAATCTCAAGATTGGGCAAGTATTTTATATAGAATGTATCTAAGATGGGCAGAAAGACAAAACTTTAAAGTTGAAATTTTAGATTATCAAGATGGTGAAGAAGCAGGAATAAAAGATGTCTCTTTTATAATAAAAGGTGTAAATGCTTATGGATACTTAAAAGCTGAAAATGGTATTCATAGACTTGTTAGAATCTCACCTTTTGATTCAAATGCAAAAAGACATACTTCATTTAGTTCAGTTATGGTAAGCCCTGAAATTGATGATGATATTGATATACAAATTGAAGATAAAGATATAAGAATTGATACTTATAGAGCAAGTGGAGCTGGTGGGCAACATGTAAATAAAACTGAAAGTGCTATTAGAATCACGCATATTCCTACAAATATAGTAGTTCAATGTCAAAATGATAGAAGTCAGCATAAAAATAAAGCAAGTGCGATGAAGATGCTAAAAAGTAGACTTTATGAGCTTGAACTTGAAAAACAAAAAGCACAAAGTGATGGAATAGAAAAAAGTGAAATTGGATGGGGACATCAAATTAGATCTTATGTACTACAACCTTATCAACAAGTAAAAGATACTAGAAGTAATATTGGATACTCAAATGTAACTGCAATACTTGATGGGGATATAACTAAAATAATAGAAGATGTATTAATTGCAACTTCTTCAAAATAA
- a CDS encoding c-type cytochrome encodes MKSMVIGGIILIIALIAGTYFVAGDAFNSDDYINSLTMLGAIAIITITVFVALKYVNQIKNDKATGELAEDNWDGIGEYKNPIPTGWGLAFIGVLVWLFWYWSFGYPTNGFSQIGQWNEETIEYNKKFASKWENPSDETLTAMGESLFLVQCAPCHGVDAEGIGGKAQNLTHRMSKESVEDVIRNGANNFKAEYPAGMPPMMLSDDAEIDAVSSYVAGGFKGEQPAAFGVCAGCHGADGKGIDYVAPNIVSYDDAVVMATLTNGKKGSIGIMPSFKGRLNPTQEKALATYIRSLGE; translated from the coding sequence ATGAAATCTATGGTAATAGGTGGAATTATTCTTATCATCGCTCTAATAGCAGGAACTTACTTTGTAGCAGGTGATGCTTTTAATAGTGATGATTATATCAATAGCTTAACAATGCTTGGTGCAATTGCGATTATTACAATTACTGTATTCGTTGCATTAAAGTATGTTAATCAAATTAAAAATGATAAAGCAACTGGAGAATTAGCTGAAGATAACTGGGATGGAATTGGTGAATATAAAAATCCAATTCCAACTGGTTGGGGATTAGCTTTTATTGGTGTATTAGTTTGGTTATTCTGGTATTGGTCATTTGGTTATCCAACAAATGGATTTTCACAAATTGGTCAATGGAATGAAGAAACAATTGAATATAATAAAAAGTTTGCATCTAAATGGGAAAATCCAAGTGATGAAACTTTAACAGCAATGGGTGAATCACTTTTCTTAGTTCAATGTGCTCCTTGTCACGGTGTTGATGCTGAGGGAATTGGTGGAAAAGCTCAAAACTTAACTCACAGAATGTCAAAAGAGTCTGTAGAGGATGTAATTAGAAATGGTGCAAATAATTTCAAAGCTGAATACCCAGCTGGAATGCCTCCTATGATGTTAAGTGATGATGCTGAAATTGATGCAGTATCTTCTTATGTTGCAGGTGGATTCAAAGGTGAACAACCAGCAGCATTTGGTGTTTGTGCTGGATGTCATGGTGCTGATGGAAAAGGAATTGATTATGTTGCTCCAAATATTGTTTCATATGATGATGCAGTTGTAATGGCAACATTAACAAATGGTAAAAAAGGTAGCATTGGTATTATGCCAAGCTTTAAAGGTAGATTAAACCCTACTCAAGAAAAAGCTTTAGCTACATATATTAGAAGTTTAGGAGAGTAA
- a CDS encoding PD-(D/E)XK nuclease family protein: protein MQIKQKLIVFPTSRAIREHLLLNKSSNSLLPFFLTIDDFFKKSFFFNNKKLIDEEHKFLLLKESIKFDDFKKLGISSNFTQFLKQSDYIFRFFTEISSEKVDINEIKNVDTYEFYKEHLEILNKIKINYIELLEKNNFIDRVNEANHYKLNKDFLNKFEEIELNFEGYFTKVEFDKILQISENTKLIINLFTNEYNKKSIEAFKSIGFELEENKAYKLDISNKKILEETQVKSILQNFEIKGFASRINQIAYIKATIVSCIQSGVEPSKIVLIVPDEGFINKLKLFDNEGYFNFAMGLDITNSKSYKLLYTLFNLFSDEEFKIDFSIEFFKINKDFLEFIKQNWNKQLTLNIFEFLEKEVLQYEDNEEIIVKLNELFYKFKVLFFTNNSYILVKEALKILLQKLQKTTIDDVNSGKITVMGLLESRAVNFEVVIICDFNEEFIPKISLKDKFLSTKVKEYANLPTIKDRENLQKYYYKRLINNCKSLYVCYTNNELSFISRFASELFNRKIDNRVFDNEYKHIIYNKTNFSHFDKQIIETIDLSKMTWSATSLKAYLQCKRKFYLQYILKLKEHEISLKPKGYELGDIIHKILYEYFEKSLDSFERLEELFVKYTQKNPFLTLELEVWKKKIYKVFENEKQRFENIQILHKELPFNMTYQGINIKGAIDRIDKQNDKYLVIDYKTSSSLKVDSLKNYEKSCDFQLEFYYLAVQELYKTLNIESFYYDLNSAKLLKEEALDAKLELLNTIFNSFKQTKEINFEKCEDKALCGFCSYKIICNRE from the coding sequence ATGCAAATTAAACAAAAACTTATAGTATTTCCTACATCAAGGGCAATAAGGGAGCATCTACTTTTAAATAAAAGTAGTAATTCTTTATTGCCTTTTTTTTTAACAATTGATGATTTTTTTAAAAAATCTTTCTTTTTTAATAATAAAAAACTTATAGATGAAGAACATAAATTTCTACTATTAAAAGAATCAATTAAATTTGATGATTTTAAAAAATTGGGAATTTCATCAAATTTTACACAATTTTTAAAACAAAGTGATTATATATTTAGATTTTTTACTGAAATATCTAGTGAAAAAGTAGATATAAATGAGATAAAAAATGTGGATACATATGAGTTTTATAAAGAGCATCTTGAAATATTAAATAAAATTAAAATAAATTATATTGAATTATTAGAAAAAAATAATTTTATTGATAGGGTAAATGAAGCAAATCATTATAAATTAAATAAAGATTTTTTAAATAAATTTGAAGAAATTGAGCTTAATTTTGAAGGATACTTTACTAAAGTTGAGTTTGATAAAATCTTACAAATATCAGAAAATACAAAGCTTATTATTAATCTTTTTACAAATGAATATAATAAAAAATCAATAGAAGCTTTTAAAAGTATAGGATTTGAATTAGAAGAAAATAAAGCTTATAAACTAGATATTAGTAATAAAAAGATTTTAGAAGAAACTCAAGTTAAATCAATTTTACAAAATTTTGAAATAAAAGGTTTTGCTTCTAGAATTAATCAAATTGCTTATATAAAAGCTACTATTGTTTCTTGCATACAAAGTGGTGTTGAGCCTTCAAAAATTGTTTTAATTGTACCTGATGAGGGTTTTATCAATAAATTAAAACTTTTTGATAATGAAGGATATTTTAACTTTGCTATGGGCTTAGATATAACTAATAGTAAATCATATAAGCTTTTATATACTCTATTTAATCTATTTAGTGATGAAGAGTTTAAAATAGACTTTAGCATTGAATTTTTTAAAATAAATAAAGATTTTTTAGAGTTTATAAAACAAAATTGGAATAAGCAATTAACTCTTAATATTTTTGAGTTTTTAGAAAAAGAGGTTTTACAGTATGAAGATAATGAAGAAATTATTGTAAAACTTAATGAACTTTTTTATAAGTTTAAAGTCTTATTTTTTACAAATAACTCATATATTTTAGTAAAAGAGGCTTTAAAAATACTTTTACAAAAACTTCAAAAAACAACAATTGATGATGTAAACTCTGGAAAGATTACTGTAATGGGTCTATTGGAAAGTAGGGCAGTTAATTTTGAGGTTGTAATTATTTGTGATTTTAATGAAGAGTTTATTCCAAAAATTTCTTTAAAAGATAAGTTTTTATCTACAAAAGTTAAAGAGTATGCAAATTTACCTACAATTAAAGATAGGGAGAATTTACAAAAATACTACTATAAAAGATTGATTAATAATTGTAAAAGTTTATATGTTTGTTATACAAATAATGAATTAAGTTTTATTAGTAGATTTGCAAGTGAACTTTTTAATAGAAAAATAGATAATCGTGTATTTGACAATGAATATAAGCATATTATTTATAATAAAACAAATTTTTCTCATTTTGATAAGCAAATTATTGAAACTATTGATTTATCAAAGATGACTTGGTCTGCAACTTCTTTAAAAGCATATTTGCAGTGTAAAAGAAAGTTTTATTTACAATATATTTTAAAGCTAAAAGAACATGAAATTTCACTAAAACCTAAAGGGTATGAGTTAGGAGATATAATTCATAAAATTTTATATGAGTATTTTGAAAAATCTCTTGATAGCTTTGAAAGATTGGAAGAGTTATTTGTAAAATATACTCAAAAAAATCCTTTTTTAACTTTAGAGTTAGAAGTTTGGAAAAAGAAGATTTATAAAGTTTTTGAAAATGAAAAACAAAGATTTGAAAATATACAAATTTTGCATAAAGAACTACCTTTTAATATGACTTATCAAGGTATTAATATCAAAGGGGCAATTGATAGAATTGATAAACAAAATGATAAATATTTAGTAATTGATTATAAAACATCAAGTAGTTTAAAAGTAGATAGTTTAAAAAACTATGAAAAAAGTTGTGATTTTCAATTGGAGTTTTATTATTTGGCAGTACAAGAATTATATAAAACTTTAAATATTGAAAGTTTTTATTATGATTTAAATAGTGCTAAACTTTTAAAAGAAGAAGCACTAGATGCTAAATTAGAACTATTAAATACTATTTTTAACTCTTTTAAACAAACTAAAGAGATAAATTTTGAAAAATGTGAAGATAAAGCTTTATGTGGTTTTTGCTCTTATAAGATAATTTGTAATAGGGAATAA